A single window of Rhizobium sp. SL42 DNA harbors:
- a CDS encoding amino acid ABC transporter permease: protein MSFQTLPQGNQKGDRPWWLVAFVVLAVLIGLVIFFSDLYAQVFNTVAQGIWVTVFVTLTGFLLATTLGLMIALLGMADSVVLRQIARFYVEVVRGVPILVLLFYVAFVGAPGFVALYNLIVSPLTAAGHLEPMVVRDVSLMWRAIIALMIGYSAFIAEIFRAGIQSIDKGQIEAAKALGLSRSQRFRLVVFPQAIRVIFPPLSNDFVAMVKDSSLVSVLGVADITQMGKVYASGSFRFFETYSIVAYVYLVLTIGLSLMLRGFEKRMRSRAERS, encoded by the coding sequence ATGAGCTTTCAGACCCTGCCGCAAGGCAATCAGAAGGGCGACCGACCGTGGTGGTTGGTCGCCTTTGTCGTGCTGGCCGTCCTGATCGGCCTCGTCATCTTCTTCAGCGATCTTTACGCACAGGTGTTCAACACGGTGGCCCAGGGCATCTGGGTCACGGTCTTCGTCACACTGACCGGGTTCCTGCTGGCGACCACGCTCGGGCTGATGATCGCGCTTCTGGGCATGGCCGACAGCGTGGTGCTGCGCCAGATCGCCCGCTTCTATGTCGAGGTGGTGCGCGGTGTGCCGATCCTCGTCCTGCTGTTTTACGTCGCCTTCGTCGGTGCGCCGGGCTTTGTCGCGCTCTACAACCTCATCGTCTCGCCGCTCACTGCTGCCGGTCATCTGGAGCCGATGGTGGTGCGCGACGTTTCCTTGATGTGGCGGGCGATCATCGCGCTGATGATCGGCTATTCGGCCTTCATCGCCGAGATCTTCCGGGCCGGCATCCAGTCGATCGACAAGGGTCAGATCGAGGCGGCAAAGGCGCTTGGCCTCAGCCGTAGCCAGCGGTTCCGCCTGGTCGTGTTTCCGCAGGCGATCCGGGTGATCTTTCCGCCTCTGTCGAACGATTTCGTTGCCATGGTCAAGGATTCGTCGCTGGTCTCGGTGCTTGGCGTCGCCGACATTACCCAGATGGGCAAGGTCTATGCGTCGGGTTCGTTCCGCTTCTTCGAGACTTATTCGATCGTCGCCTATGTCTATCTGGTGCTGACGATCGGCCTGTCGCTGATGCTGCGCGGCTTCGAAAAGCGGATGCGCTCGCGGGCCGAGCGCTCCTGA